DNA from Actinomycetota bacterium:
ACGCTGAGCACCTGATTCCACAGTTCGACAGTGTTGTTCTCGGCCGCGGAGGACGGAGCAATTCCCGCGGCGTGAATGAGCACGTCAAGGCCGCCCAAGAGGTCAACCGCCGAAGCAAAACTGGTGTCGACAGACTCCTTGTTTGAGACATCCACGCTCATGAACTGAGCGCCCGACTCTTCGGCGATGGCCTGGCCCTTGTCCGGATTCAGATCCATGGCAACAACACCGGCGCCGAGTGCTGGAAAAGCCCGCACGAGACCCTCGCCCATGCCGCTGGCTCCACCAGTGATGATGATCCGACGACCATCCAGCCTTGTTGTACTCATGCGCAGCCTCTTTTCGGTTGCCGCCCAACGAAGACTCCGGGGCGCTCGTTCAGCGAGGCTAGCGGGATTCAAGCTGCCAGATCCGGGATCCACCGATCAGCGCTGCGTCATTTGGCACGATCACACAGTCTTCGCCGAGCCGCTTGGCAGATACCGGTGTGAGGTGCCTCGAATTTCCCCCACCTATATAGAGGCGATCCCATCGAAAGACGGGCCGAAAACCCTCAACCATTCGCACCACTCGCCGCGACCACAGTGCATCGCCCAAGCGGCGTCGCTCTGGTTCGCCGATGTAGTTGTCGTACACGACCTCGGTCTTCACCGGCATCTGCGAGAGCTCCATGTGCGGGGCCAAACGCCCTCCGTCGAACACCGCGCAACCCAGACCGGTGCCAAGAGTCAGCACCACTTCAAGCCCCTGGCCAGTGACGACTCCAGCCGCATGCACTTCGGCGTCATTGAGCACCTTGACCGGTACGCCAAGGGCCAAGGCCAATGAAGCTCGCGCGTCGAAGCCCGTCCATTGCTTGACCAGTTCCGGCAACACTCGGCTTCGAGGCCCAGACTTCGTTACGTAGTGGGGAGTGGTGATCACTACTCCGTGGCGGATCATCCCCGGCAGACCAACAGTCGCGCGGTCAGCAGCTGGCAGCCCACGGGCCAACAGAGTCAAGGTGTCCACGAACAGCGCCGTGCTCAAGGGATATG
Protein-coding regions in this window:
- a CDS encoding ROK family protein, producing the protein MTTTLAIDCGGGGFKACVLDDAGTMRAQPVRVATPYPLSTALFVDTLTLLARGLPAADRATVGLPGMIRHGVVITTPHYVTKSGPRSRVLPELVKQWTGFDARASLALALGVPVKVLNDAEVHAAGVVTGQGLEVVLTLGTGLGCAVFDGGRLAPHMELSQMPVKTEVVYDNYIGEPERRRLGDALWSRRVVRMVEGFRPVFRWDRLYIGGGNSRHLTPVSAKRLGEDCVIVPNDAALIGGSRIWQLESR